A genomic region of Methylobacterium durans contains the following coding sequences:
- a CDS encoding FAD binding domain-containing protein — MDLDTIASVVVPPSADALPPWQAGDAFLAGGTWLFSEPQPDTRRLIDLCGLGWPAAEISAEGLSLAATCTLAALDRLDLPPDWRAAPLVGQCCRALLGSFKIQNRATVGGNLCLALPAGPMIALTAALDGTCRLQGADGGRRRLSVLDLVRGPLETALRPGELLLGIDLPAAALRRRSAFRRASLCPNGRSGALLIGTRDPGGALALTVTASTRRPVRLAFPEPPDGGTLRAALAAAIPDDVWYDDVHGAPDWRRHVTHALAEEIRAELSR; from the coding sequence ATGGATCTCGACACGATCGCAAGCGTCGTGGTGCCGCCGAGCGCGGACGCGCTGCCGCCCTGGCAGGCGGGCGACGCCTTCCTGGCGGGCGGGACCTGGCTGTTCTCCGAGCCGCAGCCGGACACGCGACGGCTGATCGACCTGTGCGGCCTCGGCTGGCCCGCGGCCGAGATCTCGGCCGAGGGCCTGAGCCTGGCGGCGACCTGCACCCTCGCCGCCCTCGACCGGCTGGACCTGCCGCCCGACTGGCGCGCCGCGCCCCTCGTCGGGCAATGCTGCCGGGCGCTCCTCGGCTCGTTCAAGATCCAGAACCGCGCGACCGTGGGCGGGAACCTCTGCCTCGCGCTGCCCGCGGGGCCGATGATCGCGCTCACCGCGGCCCTCGACGGGACCTGCCGCCTGCAGGGCGCGGATGGCGGGCGGCGCCGCCTCTCCGTCCTCGACCTCGTGCGCGGCCCGCTGGAGACCGCGCTCCGCCCGGGCGAGCTCCTGCTCGGGATCGACCTGCCGGCCGCGGCTCTGAGACGGCGCAGTGCCTTCCGGCGCGCATCGCTCTGCCCGAACGGGCGCTCCGGCGCCCTCCTGATCGGCACGCGGGATCCGGGCGGAGCCCTCGCCCTCACGGTGACCGCCTCGACCCGGCGCCCGGTCCGCCTCGCCTTCCCCGAGCCGCCGGACGGAGGGACCCTCCGGGCGGCCCTCGCGGCGGCGATCCCCGACGATGTCTGGTACGACGACGTCCACGGGGCTCCCGACTGGCGGCGGCACGTGACGCACGCTCTCGCCGAGGAGATCCGCGCGGAGCTTTCCCGATGA
- a CDS encoding TAXI family TRAP transporter solute-binding subunit: MTTGSPAAAQSLLDTPARTVQPAATRPPVARAKSARSRPAPVPSVRTVTLVSGEPGSTALDTAYDLTTGLGGEGPRLQAVVGAGGERAITDVLRTRGVDMGILTTADLKQAETEDVGRQVVYIAKLHNVELHALARADIAHLTDLDGKVVNLGEAGSSTQQVARRVLQHLGIRFTEANFGPAEATARMRGAEAEGIAASFFLTGKPGALYAGLAEADGLHFLPVPYEPGLGDIFYPASLGHAEYPALIKGEESVDTVAVAAVLVAFDWAERTDRYRQLAAFTAALFAGFDRLRAPGRHPKWREVNLAAALPEWRRFKPAQQALDERVRQAAGGTGTGTAMAGGGAR; the protein is encoded by the coding sequence GTGACGACCGGCTCGCCCGCCGCCGCGCAATCCCTCCTCGACACGCCCGCCCGGACCGTCCAGCCGGCCGCGACCCGGCCGCCGGTCGCCCGCGCCAAATCCGCGCGGTCGAGGCCAGCCCCGGTGCCGTCCGTGCGGACCGTCACCCTGGTCTCGGGCGAGCCTGGCAGCACGGCCCTCGATACCGCCTACGACCTGACGACCGGGCTCGGCGGGGAGGGCCCGCGGCTCCAGGCGGTGGTCGGCGCGGGCGGCGAGCGGGCGATCACCGACGTGCTGCGCACCCGCGGCGTCGACATGGGCATCCTCACCACCGCCGACCTCAAGCAGGCCGAGACCGAGGATGTGGGCCGGCAGGTGGTCTACATCGCCAAGCTCCACAATGTGGAGCTGCACGCGCTGGCGCGGGCCGACATCGCGCACCTGACCGACCTCGACGGCAAGGTGGTCAATCTCGGCGAGGCCGGCAGCTCGACCCAGCAGGTCGCCCGCCGGGTGCTCCAGCATCTCGGCATCCGCTTCACCGAGGCGAATTTCGGCCCGGCCGAGGCCACGGCCCGGATGCGGGGCGCGGAGGCCGAGGGCATCGCCGCGAGCTTCTTCCTCACCGGCAAGCCCGGCGCGCTCTACGCGGGACTCGCGGAGGCGGACGGCCTCCACTTCCTGCCCGTGCCCTACGAGCCCGGCCTCGGCGACATCTTCTACCCGGCAAGCCTCGGGCACGCCGAGTATCCCGCCCTGATCAAGGGGGAGGAGAGCGTCGACACGGTCGCGGTCGCCGCCGTGCTCGTCGCCTTCGACTGGGCCGAGCGGACGGACCGCTATCGCCAGCTCGCGGCCTTCACGGCCGCCCTGTTCGCGGGCTTCGACCGGCTGCGGGCGCCCGGCCGCCACCCGAAATGGCGGGAGGTCAACCTCGCCGCGGCGCTGCCGGAATGGCGCCGCTTCAAGCCCGCGCAGCAGGCCCTCGACGAGCGCGTGCGCCAGGCCGCGGGCGGCACGGGAACCGGCACGGCGATGGCGGGCGGCGGGGCGCGCTAA
- a CDS encoding BA14K family protein, which translates to MKRFFAHRLLVASTVLVGTLSLVPAGAQAQQVGGFSTARAPMAGGAGLGGGGFRGGGAGIGGGGFRGGGAGIGGGGFRGGGAGIGGGGFRGNTAGLGAGGFRGGGAGLGAAGYPRNTIAASAGLGDSRRIGDVGVGAGRVAGGGFAGPRGGYGYRQGWNGNRYGYRRGYGYGVGGLGLGLGLGLAAGYGYGGYGGYAYDPYYYGGYDGGYAPAGYAYEEAPVAQAAEAGADQVAYCRQRFRSYDVRTGTYLGNDGRRHPCP; encoded by the coding sequence ATGAAGCGCTTCTTCGCCCATCGATTGCTTGTCGCCTCGACTGTTCTCGTCGGCACGCTCTCCCTCGTGCCGGCCGGCGCCCAGGCGCAGCAGGTCGGCGGCTTCAGCACCGCCCGGGCACCGATGGCCGGCGGCGCAGGCCTCGGCGGCGGCGGCTTCCGGGGCGGCGGAGCCGGGATCGGCGGCGGCGGCTTCCGCGGAGGCGGGGCCGGCATCGGCGGCGGCGGCTTCCGTGGGGGCGGAGCCGGGATCGGCGGCGGCGGCTTCCGCGGCAACACGGCCGGCCTCGGCGCGGGCGGGTTCCGCGGCGGCGGGGCGGGCCTCGGCGCGGCCGGCTATCCGCGCAACACCATCGCGGCGAGCGCCGGACTCGGGGATTCGCGGCGGATCGGCGACGTCGGGGTCGGGGCGGGCCGGGTGGCTGGCGGCGGATTCGCGGGCCCGCGCGGCGGCTACGGCTACCGCCAGGGCTGGAACGGCAACCGCTACGGCTATCGCCGGGGCTACGGCTACGGAGTTGGCGGCCTGGGCCTCGGTCTCGGGCTCGGCCTCGCTGCGGGCTACGGCTACGGCGGCTACGGCGGCTACGCCTACGACCCCTACTATTACGGCGGCTACGACGGCGGCTACGCGCCGGCGGGCTACGCCTACGAGGAGGCGCCGGTCGCGCAGGCCGCCGAGGCGGGAGCCGACCAGGTCGCCTATTGCCGCCAGCGCTTCCGGTCCTACGACGTCCGCACCGGCACCTATCTGGGCAATGACGGCCGCCGCCATCCCTGCCCGTAA
- a CDS encoding PRC-barrel domain-containing protein, with translation MAFDDVGLDARSDAVQAANLIASDRVEGTDVRRSDGSHVGTIARLMIDKPSGQVVYAILNLAAAPDRAEQGYALPWRLLRYSTALSAYELDITDAQLHAAPRNEAGRDEGPFDRAWEEHVHSYFNTEPYWESETGRATDVPFGKDRP, from the coding sequence ATGGCTTTCGACGATGTCGGCCTCGACGCACGCAGCGATGCGGTGCAGGCCGCCAACCTGATCGCGAGCGACCGAGTCGAGGGAACGGATGTCCGCCGGAGCGACGGCAGCCATGTCGGGACCATCGCCCGGCTGATGATCGACAAGCCCTCCGGCCAAGTCGTCTACGCGATCCTGAACCTCGCCGCTGCCCCGGACCGTGCCGAGCAGGGATACGCCCTGCCCTGGCGCCTCCTGCGCTACAGCACGGCGCTCTCGGCCTACGAGCTCGACATCACCGACGCGCAGCTCCACGCCGCCCCCCGCAACGAGGCCGGCCGGGACGAGGGGCCCTTCGACCGCGCCTGGGAGGAGCACGTCCACAGCTACTTCAACACCGAGCCCTACTGGGAATCCGAAACCGGCCGCGCGACCGACGTGCCCTTCGGCAAGGACCGGCCGTAA
- a CDS encoding DUF6894 family protein, translating to MTARVYRFHCTDGHVAIIDTLGVRVPSETQLWAFAEQAARLAMERVGRGLDWSDWIVDVHDPRGRRALTLAFKDVRAVVPAPLAA from the coding sequence ATGACCGCTCGGGTCTACCGCTTTCACTGCACGGACGGGCATGTCGCGATCATCGACACGCTCGGCGTGCGCGTGCCGTCCGAAACGCAGCTCTGGGCGTTTGCCGAGCAGGCCGCGCGGCTCGCCATGGAGCGGGTCGGCCGCGGCCTCGACTGGTCGGACTGGATCGTGGACGTGCACGATCCGCGCGGGCGGCGCGCCCTTACCCTCGCCTTCAAGGACGTGCGGGCCGTCGTGCCCGCCCCCCTGGCAGCCTGA
- a CDS encoding calcium-binding protein: MARFIDKAPASLDAFTQALTVIATGDIVKDSDEIFRVRTDDLIVTLRGSDFTYGPDGRLAGGTLDSYKVSDGDHILYTARGLEASVADIAELPTPLAVLRFLSSGDDRIIANQHRPNDDDLRGFAGDDVIYAGPGDDTVRGGRGDDKLYLQKGDDVGRGGRGDDLLDGGKGDDTLTGGRGDDIFVFKKGYGTDTITDFHTGTPVVVAAAGDEAASAQDGQDDLDGDESGADAADGAADSGSGSASPVERDVIRLSDRDFEDFNDVLAAARQVGEDVVIKIPHHRKGDDGHHGWQRGERGGDDGRGGDDGRGGDDDRGGHGSWHDHHGSPDLLILKDVVLANLTAENFAFV, encoded by the coding sequence ATGGCTCGATTCATCGACAAGGCACCGGCGTCTCTCGATGCATTCACGCAAGCTCTGACCGTCATCGCGACGGGAGACATCGTCAAGGATTCGGATGAAATCTTCCGCGTCCGTACGGATGATCTGATCGTGACCCTGCGCGGCAGCGATTTCACCTACGGACCCGACGGCCGCCTCGCCGGCGGCACGCTCGACTCCTACAAGGTCTCGGACGGCGACCACATCCTCTACACCGCCCGCGGGCTCGAAGCCTCGGTCGCCGACATCGCGGAGCTCCCGACGCCGCTCGCGGTGCTGCGCTTCCTGTCGAGCGGGGACGACCGGATCATCGCGAACCAGCACCGGCCCAACGACGACGATCTCCGGGGCTTTGCCGGCGACGACGTCATCTATGCCGGGCCCGGCGACGACACAGTGCGCGGCGGGCGCGGGGACGACAAGCTCTACCTGCAGAAGGGCGACGATGTCGGCCGCGGCGGCCGCGGCGACGATCTCCTCGACGGCGGCAAGGGCGACGACACCCTCACGGGCGGGCGCGGCGACGACATCTTCGTGTTCAAGAAGGGCTACGGCACCGACACGATCACCGATTTCCACACCGGGACGCCCGTCGTGGTGGCGGCGGCCGGCGACGAGGCCGCGAGCGCGCAGGACGGGCAGGACGATCTGGACGGCGACGAGTCCGGGGCCGACGCGGCCGACGGCGCGGCGGATTCGGGCAGCGGCAGCGCGAGCCCCGTCGAGCGCGACGTCATCCGCCTGTCCGACCGCGATTTCGAGGATTTCAACGACGTGCTCGCGGCGGCGCGTCAGGTGGGCGAGGACGTCGTCATCAAGATCCCCCATCACCGGAAAGGCGACGACGGCCATCACGGCTGGCAGCGCGGCGAGCGCGGCGGGGACGACGGCCGCGGGGGAGACGACGGCCGTGGCGGAGACGACGACCGCGGCGGACACGGGTCCTGGCACGACCATCACGGCAGCCCCGACCTGCTCATCCTGAAGGACGTGGTCCTGGCCAACCTCACGGCGGAGAATTTCGCCTTCGTCTGA
- a CDS encoding urease subunit gamma, protein MLLTPREKDKLLIAMAAQVARNRLARGVRLNHPEAVALITDYVVEGARDGRSVADLMRAGAQVLTVDEVMPGIAEMIHDIQVEATFPDGTKLVTVHHPIRGAPSEDVPGRIETRPGMIAINAGASRIVIAVANAGDRPIQVGSHYHFYEVNPGLRFDREKARGRRLDIAPGTAIRFEPGATREVTLVPLAGARTVYGFRGAVMGTL, encoded by the coding sequence ATGCTCCTGACCCCCCGGGAGAAGGACAAGCTTCTCATCGCCATGGCCGCGCAGGTCGCGCGGAACCGGCTGGCGCGGGGCGTGCGGCTCAACCATCCGGAGGCGGTGGCGCTGATCACGGACTACGTCGTCGAGGGCGCCCGCGACGGGCGCAGCGTCGCCGACCTGATGCGGGCGGGCGCACAGGTGCTCACCGTCGACGAGGTGATGCCGGGCATCGCCGAGATGATCCACGACATCCAGGTCGAGGCGACCTTCCCGGACGGGACCAAGCTCGTCACCGTCCACCACCCGATCCGCGGGGCGCCCTCCGAGGACGTGCCGGGCCGGATCGAGACCCGTCCGGGCATGATCGCGATCAACGCGGGCGCGTCGCGAATCGTGATCGCCGTGGCCAATGCGGGCGATCGTCCGATCCAGGTCGGCTCGCATTATCACTTCTACGAGGTCAACCCGGGGCTGCGCTTCGACCGGGAGAAGGCGCGGGGCCGGCGCCTCGACATCGCGCCCGGCACCGCGATCCGCTTCGAGCCCGGCGCCACCCGGGAGGTGACCCTGGTGCCGCTCGCGGGCGCCCGCACCGTCTACGGCTTCCGCGGCGCGGTGATGGGGACGCTCTGA